One window of the Candidatus Marinimicrobia bacterium CG08_land_8_20_14_0_20_45_22 genome contains the following:
- a CDS encoding nicotinic acid mononucleotide adenylyltransferase, which yields MNLCVFGGTFDPPHNGHLRIADAVQKEFSFDRILFVPALIPPHKTHKTFTPHEHRLAMLKLAIAGFPHFDVSDIEIKRQGVSFTVDTLREIQSEWKIAKPETFLLIGGDSLAEFNTWREPETILSLANVIVACRPGFDVDSVSPEILSCVHFAKTPLADISSSDIRERIRNGQPVDEFIPPAVQDYIREKNLYI from the coding sequence ATGAATCTTTGCGTATTCGGAGGCACATTCGATCCGCCGCATAACGGTCATCTTCGAATCGCCGACGCGGTGCAAAAGGAATTCTCCTTCGATCGTATTTTATTTGTACCCGCACTCATTCCGCCGCATAAAACCCATAAAACATTTACACCGCACGAGCATCGATTGGCAATGCTGAAGTTGGCGATTGCCGGATTTCCGCATTTTGATGTTTCCGACATAGAAATCAAACGGCAGGGCGTTTCGTTTACCGTCGATACGCTGAGGGAAATTCAATCTGAATGGAAAATTGCCAAACCGGAGACGTTTTTACTCATTGGAGGCGACAGCTTGGCGGAATTTAATACCTGGCGCGAACCGGAAACTATTCTCAGCCTGGCGAATGTCATTGTCGCCTGCAGACCGGGATTCGATGTTGATTCCGTTTCGCCTGAAATTTTATCGTGTGTTCATTTTGCAAAGACACCGCTGGCGGACATTTCCTCCAGTGATATCCGTGAGCGCATCCGGAACGGGCAACCGGTTGACGAGTTCATTCCTCCGGCCGTTCAAGATTATATTCGGGAAAAGAATCTGTATATTTAA